One Paralichthys olivaceus isolate ysfri-2021 chromosome 21, ASM2471397v2, whole genome shotgun sequence genomic window carries:
- the LOC109647001 gene encoding microtubule-associated protein tau-like isoform X5, whose amino-acid sequence MINNRLIILFPVWRNSSHMNPRLLSKPLFVNQTKVNSFTSTHTHTQCAAACVAPGAVSTSLLTELQAGAKTTFSHGPERNELHQQTSPSFLPHDAATKERCHVPFLQQPDLRLAMDYMNNASNSHGPGDAVTSSLADMSISDQHHQENGVQMGHRSPGDAKMKGNGGNEVKPESEVSQSCEDEAAAAETSAQVVGADAASELPGEVEGQLAAAAAGGGAASTARPATGVRREVALAGDGSMLAEDGVDFLGAACSEDAGNKTVGECGKKLSDSSWASEDLSCRSEVRRDVEASSRSPELTGAADSHRAISLDASECLTEMSDLSSLVRSTALEDLTSIGDKRLFQGEELVPEQVGDGLAADDAALKSCRDSGTKTVAPESQHAAQTQRLSQSAFDSHSEDLHPANSGRNDRPLTHMPSDDMAENGACDSRPDMSNGSERSSGGAQTTGAAELQKTPPQSSPARKSMVPVAIFKAQAKMDNGSTEKTQTATTPTSAPKRPSVVAKGNKTLASARNGHSSIPIKASSPGPRQPGAGAKFQSPGAKTSVRTAAQPANAKKPPTPKNEKDAMSGQSSPGTPKSPSSQAHSAKSVAEANKVKKIAVVRSTPKSPGSLKSRPPAPLAAAAPIPDLKNVRSKVGSTDNIKHQPGGGKVQVLDQKVDYSNVQAKCGSKDNIKHVPGGGNVQILDKKLDLTNVQARCGSKDNLKHTPGGGKVQILDKKLDLSNVQSRCGSKDNIKHVPGGGNVQIVHKKIDLSTVQSKCGSKDNIRHKPGGGNVEIKNEKLEFKVQSKVGSLGNIGHVPGGGQKRIESHKLSFREQARARTDHGAEIVSLEDSPQQLSTVSSSGSINMADSPQLSTLADQVSASLAKQGL is encoded by the exons ATGATAAATAATCGATTGATTATCTTGTTCCCTGTTTGGAGAAACTCATCTCACATGAATCCACGTCTTCTGAGCAAACCTCTGTTTGTAAATCAAACTAAAGTTAATTCATTCacgtctacacacacacacacacagtgtgcgGCTGCGTGTGTTGCTCCTGGAGCTGTGTCAACATCCCTGTTGACCGAGCTGCAGGCCGGAGCCAAGACCACATTTTCACACGGCCCCGAGAGGAACGAGCTGCACCAGCAGACCTCTCCGTCTTTTCTCCCTCATGACGCTGCGACAAAAGAACGCTGTCACGTTCCCTTTCTGCAGCAG CCCGACCTGCGACTGGCAATGGACTACATGAACAACGCCTCCAACAGCCACGGCCCTGGAGACGCCGTGACCTCCTCCTTAGCCGACATGAGCATCAGCGACCAGCACCACCAGGAGAACGGCGTCCAGATGGGACACAGAAGCCCCGGAGACGCCAAAATGAAAG GAAACGGAGGAAACGAGGTGAAGCCTGAGTCTGAAGTGTCTCAGAGCTGTGAGGACGAGGCGGCGGCCG CAGAAACATCTGCTCAGGTGGTCGGTGCGGACGCAGCGTCTGAGCTCCCGGGTGAAGTGGAGGGACAGCTCG cagcagcagcagcaggaggaggagcagcttcGACAG cgAGGCCCGCTACTGGAGTCCGGCGTGAGGTCGCGCTTGCGGGCGACGGATCAATGCTCGCTGAGGATGGCGTTGACTTCCTGGGAGCTGCCTGCTCCGAGGACGCAGGAAACAAGACGGTGGGGGAGTGTGGGAAGAAGCTGAGCGACTCCTCGTGGGCCTCTGAAGACCTcagctgcaggtcagaggtcaggcgGGATGTGGAGGCCAGCAGCCGGAGCCCAGAGCTGACCGGAGCGGCCGACTCTCACAGAGCGATCAGCCTGGACGCCTCCGAGTGTCTGACGGAGATGAGCGATCTCTCGTCTTTAGTCAGGAGCACGGCTTTGGAAGACCTCACGTCCATCGGGGACAAACGCTTGTTTCAAGGGGAGGAGCTCGTCCCTGAGCAAGTTGGCGATGGACTGGCGGCTGATGACGCAGCTTTAAAGTCCTGCAGAGACTCTGGAACCAAAACTGTCGCTCCAGAAAGTCAACACGCCGCTCAAACCCAGCGTCTCTCACAATCTGCATTTGATTCTCACTCAGAAGATCTTCACCCAGCGAACAGCGGCCGGAACGATCGCCCTCTAACCCACATGCCGTCTGACGACATGGCTGAAAACGGGGCCTGCGATTCAAGGCCTGACATGTCTAACGGCTCGGAGCGGAGCAGCGGTGGGGCTCAGACCACCGGTGCCGCCGAGCTGCAGAAAACACCACCCCAAAGTTCGCCAGCCAGAAAGTCTATGGTGCCGGTCGCCATTTTCAAAG CTCAAGCAAAGATGGATAACGGCTCCACAGAGAAG ACTCAAACTGCCACCACACCAACCTCTGCCCCTAAACGACCGTCCGTAGTCGCCAAGGGCAACAAAACACTCGCGTCCGCCCGAAACGGCCACAGCTCCATCCCCATTAAAGCCAGCAGCCCAGGGCCCAGGCAGCCCGGA gCTGGTGCAAAGTTTCAGTCCCCAGGAGCCAAAACTTCAGTGAGAACTGCAGCTCAGCCAG CTAATGCCAAGAAACCTCCCActccaaaaaatgaaaaag ATGCCATGAGTGGACAGAGCAGCCCTGGTACTCCCAAATCCCCCTCGAGCCAAGCACACTCTGCCAAGTCTGTGGCCGAGGCCAACAAGGTGAAGAAGATCGCTGTGGTGCGCTCGACGCCCAAATCCCCGGGCTCACTGAAGAGCCGCCCGCCGGCTCCTCTGGCCGCCGCGGCGCCGATTCCGGACCTGAAGAACGTCAGGTCCAAGGTCGGCTCCACAGACAACATCAAGCACCAGCCTGGAGGTGGGAAG GTACAGGTCCTTGATCAGAAGGTGGATTATAGTAATGTCCAGGCTAAGTGTGGCTCCAAAGACAATATCAAACATGTACCCGGTGGCGGCAAT GTTCAGATCCTGGATAAGAAGCTGGACTTAACTAACGTCCAGGCTCGCTGCGGCTCTAAAGACAACCTCAAGCACACGCCCGGAGGAGGCAAG GTACAAATTCTTGATAAGAAGTTGGACTTAAGCAATGTGCAGTCCCGGTGTGGCTCCAAAgataatataaaacatgtaCCCGGTGGTGGAAAT GTTCAAATTGTGCACAAAAAGATTGACCTGAGCACCGTTCAGTCTAAATGTGGATCGAAAGACAACATTCGTCACAAACCAG GCGGTGGAAACGTGGAGATCAAAAACGAGAAGCTGGAGTTTAAAGTTCAGTCCAAGGTCGGTTCTCTTGGAAACATCGGCCACGTCCCTGGAGGAGGACAGAAAAGG ATTGAGAGCCACAAACTGAGCTTCCGCGAGCAGGCCAGGGCCCGCACCGACCACGGCGCCGAGATCGTCTCATTGGAAGACTCCCCCCAACAGCTCAGCACCGTGTCCTCCTCCGGCAGCATCAACATGGCCGACTCCCCGCAGCTCTCCACGCTGGCGGACCAGGTGTCCGCCTCCCTGGCCAAACAGGGCTTGTGA
- the LOC109647001 gene encoding microtubule-associated protein tau-like isoform X3: MINNRLIILFPVWRNSSHMNPRLLSKPLFVNQTKVNSFTSTHTHTQCAAACVAPGAVSTSLLTELQAGAKTTFSHGPERNELHQQTSPSFLPHDAATKERCHVPFLQQPDLRLAMDYMNNASNSHGPGDAVTSSLADMSISDQHHQENGVQMGHRSPGDAKMKGNGGNEVKPESEVSQSCEDEAAAAETSAQVVGADAASELPGEVEGQLAAAAAAAGGGAASTARPATGVRREVALAGDGSMLAEDGVDFLGAACSEDAGNKTVGECGKKLSDSSWASEDLSCRSEVRRDVEASSRSPELTGAADSHRAISLDASECLTEMSDLSSLVRSTALEDLTSIGDKRLFQGEELVPEQVGDGLAADDAALKSCRDSGTKTVAPESQHAAQTQRLSQSAFDSHSEDLHPANSGRNDRPLTHMPSDDMAENGACDSRPDMSNGSERSSGGAQTTGAAELQKTPPQSSPARKSMVPVAIFKAQAKMDNGSTEKTQTATTPTSAPKRPSVVAKGNKTLASARNGHSSIPIKASSPGPRQPGAGAKFQSPGAKTSVRTAAQPANAKKPPTPKNEKDAMSGQSSPGTPKSPSSQAHSAKSVAEANKVKKIAVVRSTPKSPGSLKSRPPAPLAAAAPIPDLKNVRSKVGSTDNIKHQPGGGKVQVLDQKVDYSNVQAKCGSKDNIKHVPGGGNVQILDKKLDLTNVQARCGSKDNLKHTPGGGKVQILDKKLDLSNVQSRCGSKDNIKHVPGGGNVQIVHKKIDLSTVQSKCGSKDNIRHKPGGGNVEIKNEKLEFKVQSKVGSLGNIGHVPGGGQKRIESHKLSFREQARARTDHGAEIVSLEDSPQQLSTVSSSGSINMADSPQLSTLADQVSASLAKQGL; this comes from the exons ATGATAAATAATCGATTGATTATCTTGTTCCCTGTTTGGAGAAACTCATCTCACATGAATCCACGTCTTCTGAGCAAACCTCTGTTTGTAAATCAAACTAAAGTTAATTCATTCacgtctacacacacacacacacagtgtgcgGCTGCGTGTGTTGCTCCTGGAGCTGTGTCAACATCCCTGTTGACCGAGCTGCAGGCCGGAGCCAAGACCACATTTTCACACGGCCCCGAGAGGAACGAGCTGCACCAGCAGACCTCTCCGTCTTTTCTCCCTCATGACGCTGCGACAAAAGAACGCTGTCACGTTCCCTTTCTGCAGCAG CCCGACCTGCGACTGGCAATGGACTACATGAACAACGCCTCCAACAGCCACGGCCCTGGAGACGCCGTGACCTCCTCCTTAGCCGACATGAGCATCAGCGACCAGCACCACCAGGAGAACGGCGTCCAGATGGGACACAGAAGCCCCGGAGACGCCAAAATGAAAG GAAACGGAGGAAACGAGGTGAAGCCTGAGTCTGAAGTGTCTCAGAGCTGTGAGGACGAGGCGGCGGCCG CAGAAACATCTGCTCAGGTGGTCGGTGCGGACGCAGCGTCTGAGCTCCCGGGTGAAGTGGAGGGACAGCTCG cagcagcagcagcagcagcaggaggaggagcagcttcGACAG cgAGGCCCGCTACTGGAGTCCGGCGTGAGGTCGCGCTTGCGGGCGACGGATCAATGCTCGCTGAGGATGGCGTTGACTTCCTGGGAGCTGCCTGCTCCGAGGACGCAGGAAACAAGACGGTGGGGGAGTGTGGGAAGAAGCTGAGCGACTCCTCGTGGGCCTCTGAAGACCTcagctgcaggtcagaggtcaggcgGGATGTGGAGGCCAGCAGCCGGAGCCCAGAGCTGACCGGAGCGGCCGACTCTCACAGAGCGATCAGCCTGGACGCCTCCGAGTGTCTGACGGAGATGAGCGATCTCTCGTCTTTAGTCAGGAGCACGGCTTTGGAAGACCTCACGTCCATCGGGGACAAACGCTTGTTTCAAGGGGAGGAGCTCGTCCCTGAGCAAGTTGGCGATGGACTGGCGGCTGATGACGCAGCTTTAAAGTCCTGCAGAGACTCTGGAACCAAAACTGTCGCTCCAGAAAGTCAACACGCCGCTCAAACCCAGCGTCTCTCACAATCTGCATTTGATTCTCACTCAGAAGATCTTCACCCAGCGAACAGCGGCCGGAACGATCGCCCTCTAACCCACATGCCGTCTGACGACATGGCTGAAAACGGGGCCTGCGATTCAAGGCCTGACATGTCTAACGGCTCGGAGCGGAGCAGCGGTGGGGCTCAGACCACCGGTGCCGCCGAGCTGCAGAAAACACCACCCCAAAGTTCGCCAGCCAGAAAGTCTATGGTGCCGGTCGCCATTTTCAAAG CTCAAGCAAAGATGGATAACGGCTCCACAGAGAAG ACTCAAACTGCCACCACACCAACCTCTGCCCCTAAACGACCGTCCGTAGTCGCCAAGGGCAACAAAACACTCGCGTCCGCCCGAAACGGCCACAGCTCCATCCCCATTAAAGCCAGCAGCCCAGGGCCCAGGCAGCCCGGA gCTGGTGCAAAGTTTCAGTCCCCAGGAGCCAAAACTTCAGTGAGAACTGCAGCTCAGCCAG CTAATGCCAAGAAACCTCCCActccaaaaaatgaaaaag ATGCCATGAGTGGACAGAGCAGCCCTGGTACTCCCAAATCCCCCTCGAGCCAAGCACACTCTGCCAAGTCTGTGGCCGAGGCCAACAAGGTGAAGAAGATCGCTGTGGTGCGCTCGACGCCCAAATCCCCGGGCTCACTGAAGAGCCGCCCGCCGGCTCCTCTGGCCGCCGCGGCGCCGATTCCGGACCTGAAGAACGTCAGGTCCAAGGTCGGCTCCACAGACAACATCAAGCACCAGCCTGGAGGTGGGAAG GTACAGGTCCTTGATCAGAAGGTGGATTATAGTAATGTCCAGGCTAAGTGTGGCTCCAAAGACAATATCAAACATGTACCCGGTGGCGGCAAT GTTCAGATCCTGGATAAGAAGCTGGACTTAACTAACGTCCAGGCTCGCTGCGGCTCTAAAGACAACCTCAAGCACACGCCCGGAGGAGGCAAG GTACAAATTCTTGATAAGAAGTTGGACTTAAGCAATGTGCAGTCCCGGTGTGGCTCCAAAgataatataaaacatgtaCCCGGTGGTGGAAAT GTTCAAATTGTGCACAAAAAGATTGACCTGAGCACCGTTCAGTCTAAATGTGGATCGAAAGACAACATTCGTCACAAACCAG GCGGTGGAAACGTGGAGATCAAAAACGAGAAGCTGGAGTTTAAAGTTCAGTCCAAGGTCGGTTCTCTTGGAAACATCGGCCACGTCCCTGGAGGAGGACAGAAAAGG ATTGAGAGCCACAAACTGAGCTTCCGCGAGCAGGCCAGGGCCCGCACCGACCACGGCGCCGAGATCGTCTCATTGGAAGACTCCCCCCAACAGCTCAGCACCGTGTCCTCCTCCGGCAGCATCAACATGGCCGACTCCCCGCAGCTCTCCACGCTGGCGGACCAGGTGTCCGCCTCCCTGGCCAAACAGGGCTTGTGA
- the LOC109647001 gene encoding microtubule-associated protein tau-like isoform X2 produces the protein MINNRLIILFPVWRNSSHMNPRLLSKPLFVNQTKVNSFTSTHTHTQCAAACVAPGAVSTSLLTELQAGAKTTFSHGPERNELHQQTSPSFLPHDAATKERCHVPFLQQPDLRLAMDYMNNASNSHGPGDAVTSSLADMSISDQHHQENGVQMGHRSPGDAKMKGNGGNEVKPESEVSQSCEDEAAAAETSAQVVGADAASELPGEVEGQLAAAAAAAAGGGAASTARPATGVRREVALAGDGSMLAEDGVDFLGAACSEDAGNKTVGECGKKLSDSSWASEDLSCRSEVRRDVEASSRSPELTGAADSHRAISLDASECLTEMSDLSSLVRSTALEDLTSIGDKRLFQGEELVPEQVGDGLAADDAALKSCRDSGTKTVAPESQHAAQTQRLSQSAFDSHSEDLHPANSGRNDRPLTHMPSDDMAENGACDSRPDMSNGSERSSGGAQTTGAAELQKTPPQSSPARKSMVPVAIFKAQAKMDNGSTEKTQTATTPTSAPKRPSVVAKGNKTLASARNGHSSIPIKASSPGPRQPGAGAKFQSPGAKTSVRTAAQPANAKKPPTPKNEKDAMSGQSSPGTPKSPSSQAHSAKSVAEANKVKKIAVVRSTPKSPGSLKSRPPAPLAAAAPIPDLKNVRSKVGSTDNIKHQPGGGKVQVLDQKVDYSNVQAKCGSKDNIKHVPGGGNVQILDKKLDLTNVQARCGSKDNLKHTPGGGKVQILDKKLDLSNVQSRCGSKDNIKHVPGGGNVQIVHKKIDLSTVQSKCGSKDNIRHKPGGGNVEIKNEKLEFKVQSKVGSLGNIGHVPGGGQKRIESHKLSFREQARARTDHGAEIVSLEDSPQQLSTVSSSGSINMADSPQLSTLADQVSASLAKQGL, from the exons ATGATAAATAATCGATTGATTATCTTGTTCCCTGTTTGGAGAAACTCATCTCACATGAATCCACGTCTTCTGAGCAAACCTCTGTTTGTAAATCAAACTAAAGTTAATTCATTCacgtctacacacacacacacacagtgtgcgGCTGCGTGTGTTGCTCCTGGAGCTGTGTCAACATCCCTGTTGACCGAGCTGCAGGCCGGAGCCAAGACCACATTTTCACACGGCCCCGAGAGGAACGAGCTGCACCAGCAGACCTCTCCGTCTTTTCTCCCTCATGACGCTGCGACAAAAGAACGCTGTCACGTTCCCTTTCTGCAGCAG CCCGACCTGCGACTGGCAATGGACTACATGAACAACGCCTCCAACAGCCACGGCCCTGGAGACGCCGTGACCTCCTCCTTAGCCGACATGAGCATCAGCGACCAGCACCACCAGGAGAACGGCGTCCAGATGGGACACAGAAGCCCCGGAGACGCCAAAATGAAAG GAAACGGAGGAAACGAGGTGAAGCCTGAGTCTGAAGTGTCTCAGAGCTGTGAGGACGAGGCGGCGGCCG CAGAAACATCTGCTCAGGTGGTCGGTGCGGACGCAGCGTCTGAGCTCCCGGGTGAAGTGGAGGGACAGCTCG cagcagcagcagcagcagcagcaggaggaggagcagcttcGACAG cgAGGCCCGCTACTGGAGTCCGGCGTGAGGTCGCGCTTGCGGGCGACGGATCAATGCTCGCTGAGGATGGCGTTGACTTCCTGGGAGCTGCCTGCTCCGAGGACGCAGGAAACAAGACGGTGGGGGAGTGTGGGAAGAAGCTGAGCGACTCCTCGTGGGCCTCTGAAGACCTcagctgcaggtcagaggtcaggcgGGATGTGGAGGCCAGCAGCCGGAGCCCAGAGCTGACCGGAGCGGCCGACTCTCACAGAGCGATCAGCCTGGACGCCTCCGAGTGTCTGACGGAGATGAGCGATCTCTCGTCTTTAGTCAGGAGCACGGCTTTGGAAGACCTCACGTCCATCGGGGACAAACGCTTGTTTCAAGGGGAGGAGCTCGTCCCTGAGCAAGTTGGCGATGGACTGGCGGCTGATGACGCAGCTTTAAAGTCCTGCAGAGACTCTGGAACCAAAACTGTCGCTCCAGAAAGTCAACACGCCGCTCAAACCCAGCGTCTCTCACAATCTGCATTTGATTCTCACTCAGAAGATCTTCACCCAGCGAACAGCGGCCGGAACGATCGCCCTCTAACCCACATGCCGTCTGACGACATGGCTGAAAACGGGGCCTGCGATTCAAGGCCTGACATGTCTAACGGCTCGGAGCGGAGCAGCGGTGGGGCTCAGACCACCGGTGCCGCCGAGCTGCAGAAAACACCACCCCAAAGTTCGCCAGCCAGAAAGTCTATGGTGCCGGTCGCCATTTTCAAAG CTCAAGCAAAGATGGATAACGGCTCCACAGAGAAG ACTCAAACTGCCACCACACCAACCTCTGCCCCTAAACGACCGTCCGTAGTCGCCAAGGGCAACAAAACACTCGCGTCCGCCCGAAACGGCCACAGCTCCATCCCCATTAAAGCCAGCAGCCCAGGGCCCAGGCAGCCCGGA gCTGGTGCAAAGTTTCAGTCCCCAGGAGCCAAAACTTCAGTGAGAACTGCAGCTCAGCCAG CTAATGCCAAGAAACCTCCCActccaaaaaatgaaaaag ATGCCATGAGTGGACAGAGCAGCCCTGGTACTCCCAAATCCCCCTCGAGCCAAGCACACTCTGCCAAGTCTGTGGCCGAGGCCAACAAGGTGAAGAAGATCGCTGTGGTGCGCTCGACGCCCAAATCCCCGGGCTCACTGAAGAGCCGCCCGCCGGCTCCTCTGGCCGCCGCGGCGCCGATTCCGGACCTGAAGAACGTCAGGTCCAAGGTCGGCTCCACAGACAACATCAAGCACCAGCCTGGAGGTGGGAAG GTACAGGTCCTTGATCAGAAGGTGGATTATAGTAATGTCCAGGCTAAGTGTGGCTCCAAAGACAATATCAAACATGTACCCGGTGGCGGCAAT GTTCAGATCCTGGATAAGAAGCTGGACTTAACTAACGTCCAGGCTCGCTGCGGCTCTAAAGACAACCTCAAGCACACGCCCGGAGGAGGCAAG GTACAAATTCTTGATAAGAAGTTGGACTTAAGCAATGTGCAGTCCCGGTGTGGCTCCAAAgataatataaaacatgtaCCCGGTGGTGGAAAT GTTCAAATTGTGCACAAAAAGATTGACCTGAGCACCGTTCAGTCTAAATGTGGATCGAAAGACAACATTCGTCACAAACCAG GCGGTGGAAACGTGGAGATCAAAAACGAGAAGCTGGAGTTTAAAGTTCAGTCCAAGGTCGGTTCTCTTGGAAACATCGGCCACGTCCCTGGAGGAGGACAGAAAAGG ATTGAGAGCCACAAACTGAGCTTCCGCGAGCAGGCCAGGGCCCGCACCGACCACGGCGCCGAGATCGTCTCATTGGAAGACTCCCCCCAACAGCTCAGCACCGTGTCCTCCTCCGGCAGCATCAACATGGCCGACTCCCCGCAGCTCTCCACGCTGGCGGACCAGGTGTCCGCCTCCCTGGCCAAACAGGGCTTGTGA
- the LOC109647001 gene encoding microtubule-associated protein tau-like isoform X20, whose amino-acid sequence MINNRLIILFPVWRNSSHMNPRLLSKPLFVNQTKVNSFTSTHTHTQCAAACVAPGAVSTSLLTELQAGAKTTFSHGPERNELHQQTSPSFLPHDAATKERCHVPFLQQPDLRLAMDYMNNASNSHGPGDAVTSSLADMSISDQHHQENGVQMGHRSPGDAKMKAAAAAGGGAASTARPATGVRREVALAGDGSMLAEDGVDFLGAACSEDAGNKTVGECGKKLSDSSWASEDLSCRSEVRRDVEASSRSPELTGAADSHRAISLDASECLTEMSDLSSLVRSTALEDLTSIGDKRLFQGEELVPEQVGDGLAADDAALKSCRDSGTKTVAPESQHAAQTQRLSQSAFDSHSEDLHPANSGRNDRPLTHMPSDDMAENGACDSRPDMSNGSERSSGGAQTTGAAELQKTPPQSSPARKSMVPVAIFKAQAKMDNGSTEKTQTATTPTSAPKRPSVVAKGNKTLASARNGHSSIPIKASSPGPRQPGAGAKFQSPGAKTSVRTAAQPANAKKPPTPKNEKDAMSGQSSPGTPKSPSSQAHSAKSVAEANKVKKIAVVRSTPKSPGSLKSRPPAPLAAAAPIPDLKNVRSKVGSTDNIKHQPGGGKVQVLDQKVDYSNVQAKCGSKDNIKHVPGGGNVQILDKKLDLTNVQARCGSKDNLKHTPGGGKVQILDKKLDLSNVQSRCGSKDNIKHVPGGGNVQIVHKKIDLSTVQSKCGSKDNIRHKPGGGNVEIKNEKLEFKVQSKVGSLGNIGHVPGGGQKRIESHKLSFREQARARTDHGAEIVSLEDSPQQLSTVSSSGSINMADSPQLSTLADQVSASLAKQGL is encoded by the exons ATGATAAATAATCGATTGATTATCTTGTTCCCTGTTTGGAGAAACTCATCTCACATGAATCCACGTCTTCTGAGCAAACCTCTGTTTGTAAATCAAACTAAAGTTAATTCATTCacgtctacacacacacacacacagtgtgcgGCTGCGTGTGTTGCTCCTGGAGCTGTGTCAACATCCCTGTTGACCGAGCTGCAGGCCGGAGCCAAGACCACATTTTCACACGGCCCCGAGAGGAACGAGCTGCACCAGCAGACCTCTCCGTCTTTTCTCCCTCATGACGCTGCGACAAAAGAACGCTGTCACGTTCCCTTTCTGCAGCAG CCCGACCTGCGACTGGCAATGGACTACATGAACAACGCCTCCAACAGCCACGGCCCTGGAGACGCCGTGACCTCCTCCTTAGCCGACATGAGCATCAGCGACCAGCACCACCAGGAGAACGGCGTCCAGATGGGACACAGAAGCCCCGGAGACGCCAAAATGAAAG cagcagcagcagcaggaggaggagcagcttcGACAG cgAGGCCCGCTACTGGAGTCCGGCGTGAGGTCGCGCTTGCGGGCGACGGATCAATGCTCGCTGAGGATGGCGTTGACTTCCTGGGAGCTGCCTGCTCCGAGGACGCAGGAAACAAGACGGTGGGGGAGTGTGGGAAGAAGCTGAGCGACTCCTCGTGGGCCTCTGAAGACCTcagctgcaggtcagaggtcaggcgGGATGTGGAGGCCAGCAGCCGGAGCCCAGAGCTGACCGGAGCGGCCGACTCTCACAGAGCGATCAGCCTGGACGCCTCCGAGTGTCTGACGGAGATGAGCGATCTCTCGTCTTTAGTCAGGAGCACGGCTTTGGAAGACCTCACGTCCATCGGGGACAAACGCTTGTTTCAAGGGGAGGAGCTCGTCCCTGAGCAAGTTGGCGATGGACTGGCGGCTGATGACGCAGCTTTAAAGTCCTGCAGAGACTCTGGAACCAAAACTGTCGCTCCAGAAAGTCAACACGCCGCTCAAACCCAGCGTCTCTCACAATCTGCATTTGATTCTCACTCAGAAGATCTTCACCCAGCGAACAGCGGCCGGAACGATCGCCCTCTAACCCACATGCCGTCTGACGACATGGCTGAAAACGGGGCCTGCGATTCAAGGCCTGACATGTCTAACGGCTCGGAGCGGAGCAGCGGTGGGGCTCAGACCACCGGTGCCGCCGAGCTGCAGAAAACACCACCCCAAAGTTCGCCAGCCAGAAAGTCTATGGTGCCGGTCGCCATTTTCAAAG CTCAAGCAAAGATGGATAACGGCTCCACAGAGAAG ACTCAAACTGCCACCACACCAACCTCTGCCCCTAAACGACCGTCCGTAGTCGCCAAGGGCAACAAAACACTCGCGTCCGCCCGAAACGGCCACAGCTCCATCCCCATTAAAGCCAGCAGCCCAGGGCCCAGGCAGCCCGGA gCTGGTGCAAAGTTTCAGTCCCCAGGAGCCAAAACTTCAGTGAGAACTGCAGCTCAGCCAG CTAATGCCAAGAAACCTCCCActccaaaaaatgaaaaag ATGCCATGAGTGGACAGAGCAGCCCTGGTACTCCCAAATCCCCCTCGAGCCAAGCACACTCTGCCAAGTCTGTGGCCGAGGCCAACAAGGTGAAGAAGATCGCTGTGGTGCGCTCGACGCCCAAATCCCCGGGCTCACTGAAGAGCCGCCCGCCGGCTCCTCTGGCCGCCGCGGCGCCGATTCCGGACCTGAAGAACGTCAGGTCCAAGGTCGGCTCCACAGACAACATCAAGCACCAGCCTGGAGGTGGGAAG GTACAGGTCCTTGATCAGAAGGTGGATTATAGTAATGTCCAGGCTAAGTGTGGCTCCAAAGACAATATCAAACATGTACCCGGTGGCGGCAAT GTTCAGATCCTGGATAAGAAGCTGGACTTAACTAACGTCCAGGCTCGCTGCGGCTCTAAAGACAACCTCAAGCACACGCCCGGAGGAGGCAAG GTACAAATTCTTGATAAGAAGTTGGACTTAAGCAATGTGCAGTCCCGGTGTGGCTCCAAAgataatataaaacatgtaCCCGGTGGTGGAAAT GTTCAAATTGTGCACAAAAAGATTGACCTGAGCACCGTTCAGTCTAAATGTGGATCGAAAGACAACATTCGTCACAAACCAG GCGGTGGAAACGTGGAGATCAAAAACGAGAAGCTGGAGTTTAAAGTTCAGTCCAAGGTCGGTTCTCTTGGAAACATCGGCCACGTCCCTGGAGGAGGACAGAAAAGG ATTGAGAGCCACAAACTGAGCTTCCGCGAGCAGGCCAGGGCCCGCACCGACCACGGCGCCGAGATCGTCTCATTGGAAGACTCCCCCCAACAGCTCAGCACCGTGTCCTCCTCCGGCAGCATCAACATGGCCGACTCCCCGCAGCTCTCCACGCTGGCGGACCAGGTGTCCGCCTCCCTGGCCAAACAGGGCTTGTGA